Proteins encoded within one genomic window of Candidatus Methylomirabilis sp.:
- a CDS encoding FtsQ-type POTRA domain-containing protein has product MRVYGRPKGGGGLRGHRRGRRARGSPRLLLWSLKLGVGLLLGGAGVLWAWVGFRNVGRLPYFQITNVAVRGNSQVATAEIVASLDLRPGTSILEPDLTELRMRVLANPWIREARVSRRLPLTLEVTVWERTPEVLVVAEGTYLAGGDGVILPEATGAVSPELPRLAFSGGRYAPGDRLPGETVPRALALWRGLASSPATRGERLQVVRLERDGTFTVRTERGVLVRARGEGAERQLARLEAALQHAGKRLQAYEAVDLRFGDRIVLRAGSQKGG; this is encoded by the coding sequence GTGAGGGTGTACGGACGGCCGAAGGGGGGGGGCGGGCTCCGCGGGCACCGGCGCGGGCGGCGGGCCCGGGGATCCCCCCGGCTCCTGCTCTGGAGCCTGAAGCTGGGCGTGGGGCTCCTCCTGGGGGGGGCCGGCGTTCTCTGGGCCTGGGTGGGGTTCCGGAACGTGGGCCGGCTCCCGTACTTCCAGATCACGAACGTCGCCGTCCGGGGCAACAGCCAGGTGGCCACGGCGGAGATCGTGGCGAGCCTGGATCTCCGCCCGGGGACCAGCATCCTGGAACCGGACCTGACCGAGCTGCGCATGCGGGTTCTCGCGAATCCGTGGATCCGAGAGGCCCGGGTGAGTCGCCGTCTCCCCCTCACGCTCGAGGTGACGGTCTGGGAGCGAACGCCGGAGGTCCTGGTCGTGGCGGAGGGCACCTACCTGGCGGGGGGGGACGGCGTCATCCTGCCCGAGGCAACGGGCGCCGTGTCCCCCGAGCTGCCCCGGCTTGCCTTCTCCGGCGGACGCTACGCCCCCGGGGACCGGCTCCCCGGCGAGACGGTGCCGCGCGCCCTCGCCCTGTGGCGGGGCCTCGCCTCCTCCCCGGCCACCCGGGGGGAGCGGCTCCAGGTGGTGCGCCTGGAGCGGGATGGGACCTTCACGGTCCGGACCGAACGGGGGGTCCTCGTCCGGGCGCGCGGGGAGGGCGCGGAGCGCCAGCTCGCCCGTCTCGAGGCGGCCCTCCAGCACGCGGGGAAGAGACTGCAGGCCTACGAGGCGGTGGACCTCCGGTTCGGGGACCGCATCGTCCTCCGGGCCGGGAGCCAGAAGGGAGGGTAG